In a genomic window of Bradyrhizobium ontarionense:
- a CDS encoding IS110 family transposase, with protein MTQIANGVAGIDVAKDKVDGCIRSLGLRQTFPSTPHGHRQLLTLLRKHKVNKAVMEASGGYEREWAKVLRQAGIEVRIVDPKRVRNFALSAGRLAKNDTIDAEMIAWFAETFNDAPSQTYDAAREELAGLVKARKNLMDLKTRLQNQNEHVVPGLAQKAHSQVLKTLAAQIAKLEAAISAKVKATPEFAKRAEIIETVPGLAGTTSAILIAGAPELGKVSDEIAAALIGVAPYDDDSGKRRGERHIKGGRRWVRNSLFLPCLGAATQHNPVLKAYYERLTAKGKEPKVALIACMRKLIIILNTMIARGEKWNPKPPRVAVS; from the coding sequence ATGACACAAATCGCAAACGGTGTCGCTGGCATCGATGTGGCCAAGGACAAGGTGGACGGCTGCATTCGCAGCCTCGGACTACGGCAGACGTTCCCGAGCACTCCGCACGGGCACCGCCAGCTGTTGACCTTGCTTCGCAAGCACAAGGTGAACAAGGCCGTCATGGAGGCCAGCGGCGGTTATGAGCGCGAGTGGGCCAAGGTGTTGCGCCAGGCCGGGATAGAGGTGCGGATCGTCGATCCCAAGCGGGTTCGCAACTTTGCCCTATCGGCCGGTCGACTGGCGAAGAACGACACGATCGATGCGGAGATGATCGCCTGGTTCGCCGAGACGTTCAACGACGCACCGAGCCAGACCTACGATGCTGCCCGCGAGGAACTGGCGGGACTGGTGAAAGCACGCAAGAACCTGATGGATCTGAAAACCCGTCTGCAGAACCAGAACGAACATGTCGTGCCGGGATTGGCGCAGAAGGCCCATTCCCAGGTGTTGAAGACGCTCGCTGCACAGATTGCGAAGCTCGAGGCTGCGATCTCGGCCAAGGTCAAGGCCACACCGGAGTTTGCCAAGCGCGCCGAGATCATCGAAACTGTGCCAGGGCTTGCCGGCACGACCTCCGCGATCCTCATTGCAGGAGCGCCGGAGCTCGGCAAGGTGAGCGACGAGATCGCCGCCGCCCTGATCGGGGTCGCTCCTTACGACGATGACAGCGGCAAGCGCCGAGGCGAGCGCCACATCAAGGGGGGCCGGCGCTGGGTGAGAAACAGCCTGTTTCTTCCCTGCCTCGGCGCAGCGACCCAGCATAATCCGGTGCTCAAGGCCTACTATGAGCGCCTCACCGCCAAGGGCAAGGAGCCGAAAGTTGCGCTCATCGCCTGCATGCGCAAGCTGATCATCATCCTCAACACGATGATCGCCCGCGGTGAGAAGTGGAATCCTAAGCCACCACGCGTTGCGGTGAGCTGA
- a CDS encoding YcnI family protein translates to MRLVSLFAALSAVTLGAAAHAHIVLDKGEAAIGASYRATFRVGHGCGTSPTVRIRVRIPDGVVGVKPMPKPGWQLDLVKAKYDKPYAMFHGSVTEGVKEVAWSGNLPNDYYDEFVLSVYLTDDLTPGKTVYFPVVQECEDGVHRWIEIPQEGKSAADYKEPAPGLKLLPKP, encoded by the coding sequence ATGCGATTAGTTTCTCTGTTCGCTGCGCTCAGTGCCGTAACGCTCGGTGCCGCCGCTCACGCCCACATCGTCCTCGACAAGGGCGAAGCCGCCATCGGCGCGTCCTATCGGGCGACGTTTCGCGTCGGCCACGGCTGCGGCACCTCGCCGACGGTCAGGATCCGCGTGCGGATCCCCGACGGTGTCGTCGGCGTCAAGCCGATGCCCAAGCCGGGCTGGCAGCTCGATCTCGTCAAAGCGAAATACGACAAGCCCTACGCCATGTTCCACGGCAGCGTCACCGAGGGCGTCAAGGAGGTGGCGTGGAGCGGCAATCTGCCGAACGACTATTACGATGAGTTCGTGCTGTCGGTGTACCTGACCGACGATCTCACGCCGGGCAAGACCGTGTACTTCCCCGTCGTGCAGGAGTGCGAGGACGGCGTCCATCGCTGGATCGAGATCCCGCAGGAGGGCAAGTCGGCCGCCGACTATAAGGAGCCGGCGCCCGGCCTCAAGCTGCTGCCGAAGCCGTGA
- a CDS encoding complex I NDUFA9 subunit family protein, with the protein MASNLDTLVTVFGGSGFVGRNVVRALAKRDYRIRVAVRRPELAGHLQPLGRVGQIHTVQANLRYPESVAAALRDSHVAINLVGILTESGAQTFDAVQGEGAATVAKAAAAAGARLVHVSAIGADAESASSYARAKAAGEAAALAAVPEAVIMRPSVVFGPEDQFTNRFAGLARIAPFLPLIGGGETRMQPVYVGDVATAVADAVEGKARAGATYELGGPEVLSFREILKIILDITDRNRALLPLPFGLAKLQAAILQFAPGPLKLTPDQVELLRHDNVVSEAAKAAGLTLQGLGITPDSLEAVAPQYLWRFRPSGQFQRKSA; encoded by the coding sequence ATGGCATCGAATCTGGACACTCTCGTCACGGTCTTCGGCGGCTCCGGCTTCGTCGGGCGCAACGTGGTCCGGGCGCTGGCCAAGCGCGATTACCGCATCCGGGTCGCGGTGCGCCGGCCGGAGCTGGCCGGCCATCTGCAGCCGCTCGGCCGGGTCGGCCAGATCCACACCGTGCAGGCCAATCTGCGCTATCCCGAGTCGGTCGCGGCGGCGCTGCGCGACAGCCACGTCGCCATCAACCTGGTCGGCATTCTGACCGAGAGCGGCGCCCAGACCTTCGACGCCGTGCAGGGGGAAGGCGCCGCCACCGTGGCCAAGGCCGCGGCTGCCGCCGGCGCCCGCCTGGTGCATGTCTCGGCGATCGGCGCCGACGCCGAATCGGCCTCGAGCTATGCCCGCGCCAAGGCGGCCGGCGAGGCCGCCGCGCTGGCGGCGGTGCCGGAGGCGGTGATCATGCGCCCCTCGGTGGTGTTCGGCCCCGAGGACCAGTTCACCAACCGCTTCGCGGGCCTGGCCCGCATCGCGCCGTTCCTGCCGCTGATCGGCGGCGGCGAGACCAGGATGCAGCCGGTCTATGTCGGCGACGTCGCCACCGCCGTGGCGGACGCGGTCGAGGGCAAGGCGCGCGCTGGCGCGACCTATGAGCTCGGCGGCCCGGAGGTGCTGAGCTTCCGCGAGATCCTGAAGATCATCCTCGACATCACCGACCGCAACCGCGCCCTGCTGCCGCTGCCGTTCGGGCTCGCCAAGCTCCAGGCCGCGATCCTGCAGTTCGCGCCGGGGCCGCTGAAGCTGACGCCTGACCAGGTCGAGCTGCTGCGTCACGACAACGTGGTGTCGGAAGCGGCGAAGGCCGCGGGGCTGACCCTGCAGGGGCTCGGCATCACGCCGGATTCGCTCGAGGCGGTCGCCCCGCAATATCTCTGGCGCTTCCGTCCGTCGGGACAGTTCCAGCGCAAGAGCGCGTAA
- a CDS encoding undecaprenyl-diphosphate phosphatase, protein MMSDTLRAVLLGIVEGVTEFLPVSSTGHLLLAERFFGLGEDGFWKSFAILIQLGAILAIVALYFFKLSRVAIGALTNQDDRRFIIGVLVAFLPAVVIGLIAGKYIKALLFDPWIVCFSLIVGGAILLWVDQIDLKPREHDATRYPLLMYLWIGVAQCLAMIPGVSRSGSTIVAAMLLGGDKRSAAEFSFFLAIPTMVGAFVYDFYKSRAEMTADHLGLIAIGFVVSFITAMVVVKGFLGYVTRHGFVLFAWWRVIVGTLGLIALALGK, encoded by the coding sequence ATGATGTCAGATACGCTGCGGGCGGTGCTTCTCGGCATTGTCGAGGGCGTCACCGAGTTTCTTCCCGTATCCTCGACCGGCCATCTGCTGCTGGCGGAACGTTTCTTCGGGCTCGGCGAGGACGGGTTCTGGAAGAGTTTCGCGATCCTGATCCAGCTCGGCGCGATCCTCGCCATCGTCGCGCTGTACTTCTTCAAGCTGTCGCGCGTCGCGATCGGGGCCCTGACCAACCAGGATGACCGCCGCTTCATCATCGGCGTGCTGGTCGCCTTCCTGCCCGCCGTGGTCATCGGCCTCATCGCCGGCAAATACATCAAGGCGCTGCTGTTCGACCCCTGGATCGTGTGCTTCTCGCTGATCGTCGGCGGCGCCATCCTGCTGTGGGTCGACCAGATCGATCTCAAGCCCAGGGAGCACGACGCGACGCGCTATCCGCTGCTGATGTATCTGTGGATCGGCGTCGCGCAGTGCCTTGCGATGATTCCCGGCGTGTCGCGCTCCGGCTCCACCATCGTGGCGGCGATGCTGCTCGGCGGCGACAAGCGCTCGGCGGCGGAGTTCTCGTTCTTCCTGGCGATTCCGACCATGGTCGGCGCCTTCGTCTACGACTTCTACAAGAGCCGCGCCGAGATGACGGCCGATCATCTCGGTCTCATCGCCATCGGCTTCGTCGTCTCCTTCATCACCGCGATGGTCGTGGTGAAGGGCTTCCTCGGCTACGTCACGCGCCACGGCTTCGTGCTGTTCGCCTGGTGGCGCGTCATCGTCGGCACGCTCGGCCTGATCGCGCTGGCGCTGGGGAAGTAA
- a CDS encoding glutathione S-transferase family protein: MYTLFHHPFCPHSRFVRLVLGEYGLDLRLVEERAWERREAFLVLNPAGTTPVLSVEGVPAVPGVGVIAEFLDETCGPEMGDRRLMPATAAERIEVRRLMAWFNDKFFEEASNLLVTERIYKRFMNEEDGGGPPSTDVIRAAKTNVRYHLAYIGWLAQRRNFLAGDRLTYADLAAAAHLSAIDYLGDVPWIEDDAAKAWYARVKSRPSFRPLLSDWLAGVPASRTYVDLDF, from the coding sequence ATGTACACGCTCTTCCACCACCCCTTCTGCCCGCATTCACGATTCGTCCGGCTGGTGCTCGGCGAATACGGGCTCGATCTGCGCCTGGTGGAGGAACGCGCCTGGGAGCGCCGCGAGGCGTTCCTCGTGCTCAATCCCGCCGGAACGACGCCCGTGCTCTCGGTCGAAGGCGTGCCGGCGGTGCCCGGCGTCGGCGTCATCGCCGAATTCCTCGACGAGACCTGCGGCCCTGAGATGGGCGACCGCCGGCTGATGCCGGCCACGGCCGCCGAGCGCATCGAGGTGCGCCGCCTGATGGCGTGGTTCAACGACAAGTTCTTCGAGGAGGCGTCGAACCTCCTGGTCACCGAGCGCATCTACAAGCGCTTCATGAACGAGGAGGATGGCGGCGGGCCGCCGTCGACCGACGTGATTCGCGCAGCCAAGACCAATGTGCGCTATCATCTGGCCTATATCGGCTGGCTGGCGCAGCGGCGCAATTTCCTGGCCGGCGACCGCCTGACCTATGCCGACCTCGCCGCCGCTGCGCATCTGTCGGCGATCGACTATCTGGGCGACGTGCCATGGATCGAGGACGACGCAGCGAAGGCGTGGTACGCGCGGGTGAAATCGCGCCCGTCGTTCCGGCCGCTGCTGAGCGACTGGCTGGCCGGCGTGCCGGCGTCGCGGACCTATGTGGATCTCGACTTCTGA
- the queG gene encoding tRNA epoxyqueuosine(34) reductase QueG translates to MAGRRAGVADLCGSRLLSPHDGPAPDGLKAALAAEALRLGFDTIGVAAPVVSTERAAAFERFIAAGHHGDMDWLAREPSRRTDPTTLWSDVRSVIMLGVNYGPDEDPRAILAARSRGAISVYARGDDYHDIIKKNLKALARWLAARAGCDVKVFVDTAAVMEKPLAEAAGLGWQGKHTNLVSRGFGSWLFLGAIYTTLDLPADASEQDHCGSCRACLDACPTAAFPAPYRLDARRCISYLTIENKGPIPREFRKAIGNRIYGCDDCLAACPWNKFAQEGRETKLAAREALRAPSLADLAALDDASFRALFAKSPIKRIGRDRFLRNVLIAIGNSGDATLAPAAERLAADPDPLVRGAAAWALAQLLSPTAFAALAATALASETDENVRAEWCAGS, encoded by the coding sequence CTGGCTGGCCGGCGTGCCGGCGTCGCGGACCTATGTGGATCTCGACTTCTGAGCCCGCATGACGGACCCGCGCCGGACGGTTTGAAGGCGGCACTGGCCGCCGAGGCGCTCAGGCTCGGCTTCGACACCATCGGCGTCGCCGCGCCGGTCGTGAGCACAGAGCGCGCCGCAGCGTTCGAGCGCTTCATCGCCGCGGGCCATCACGGCGACATGGACTGGCTGGCGCGCGAGCCGTCACGCCGCACCGATCCGACCACGCTGTGGTCGGATGTGCGCTCGGTGATCATGCTCGGCGTCAATTACGGGCCCGACGAGGATCCGCGCGCCATTCTCGCCGCGCGCAGCCGCGGCGCGATCTCGGTCTATGCCCGCGGCGACGACTATCACGACATCATCAAGAAGAACCTCAAGGCACTGGCGCGCTGGCTGGCCGCCCGCGCCGGCTGCGACGTCAAGGTGTTCGTCGATACCGCGGCCGTCATGGAGAAGCCGCTGGCTGAAGCGGCCGGCCTCGGCTGGCAGGGCAAGCACACCAACCTCGTATCGCGCGGCTTCGGGTCCTGGCTGTTCCTCGGCGCGATCTATACGACGCTCGATCTGCCCGCCGACGCCTCCGAGCAGGACCATTGCGGCTCTTGCCGGGCCTGTCTCGACGCCTGCCCGACTGCGGCCTTCCCGGCGCCTTACAGGCTCGACGCGCGGCGCTGCATTTCCTACCTCACGATCGAGAACAAGGGGCCGATCCCGCGCGAATTCCGCAAGGCCATCGGCAACCGCATCTATGGTTGCGACGACTGCCTCGCCGCCTGTCCCTGGAACAAATTCGCGCAGGAAGGCCGTGAGACGAAGCTGGCCGCTCGCGAGGCGCTGCGCGCGCCATCGCTCGCCGACCTCGCGGCGCTGGACGACGCGAGCTTTCGCGCGCTGTTTGCGAAGTCGCCGATCAAGCGCATCGGCCGCGACCGCTTCCTGCGCAACGTCCTGATCGCGATCGGCAACTCCGGCGATGCCACGCTGGCCCCCGCGGCGGAGCGGCTCGCGGCCGATCCGGACCCGCTGGTGCGCGGCGCGGCGGCATGGGCGCTGGCGCAGCTGCTCAGCCCCACGGCATTCGCGGCGCTGGCGGCAACGGCACTGGCCTCCGAAACGGATGAGAATGTCCGCGCGGAGTGGTGCGCGGGGAGCTGA
- a CDS encoding alpha/beta hydrolase, with amino-acid sequence MNPAVEIAGTPAFLDVGAGELSRRIVVRARAGNPPGLFWLGGFNSDMKGTKALALDAWAAEHGRACVRFDYSGHGESGGRFVDGTIGRWLEESVAVFRQVCRGPQVAIGSSMGGWMALLLARELLRQPAEATLAGLVLIAPAPDFTEELMWKGFSPEIRQEIETNGVWMRPSDYGEPYPITRALIEDGRNHLLLGSAINVGCPVRILQGAKDPDVPWQHAFALAHRLPADDVVLTMIQDGDHRLSRPQDIARMLAAVGEMS; translated from the coding sequence ATGAACCCTGCTGTAGAAATTGCCGGTACGCCCGCCTTCCTCGACGTCGGCGCGGGTGAATTGTCGCGCCGGATCGTGGTGCGGGCGCGTGCAGGGAACCCGCCCGGCCTGTTCTGGCTTGGCGGCTTCAACTCCGACATGAAGGGCACCAAGGCACTGGCGCTGGACGCCTGGGCGGCCGAGCACGGCCGGGCCTGCGTCCGCTTCGATTATTCGGGGCATGGCGAATCGGGCGGCCGCTTCGTCGACGGCACCATCGGCCGCTGGCTGGAGGAGAGCGTCGCCGTCTTCCGCCAGGTCTGCCGGGGGCCCCAGGTCGCGATCGGCTCCTCGATGGGGGGCTGGATGGCGCTGCTGCTGGCGCGCGAGCTGCTCAGACAGCCCGCCGAGGCAACGCTCGCCGGCCTGGTCCTGATCGCCCCGGCGCCCGACTTCACCGAGGAGCTGATGTGGAAGGGCTTCTCGCCCGAGATCCGCCAGGAGATCGAGACCAACGGCGTCTGGATGCGCCCGTCGGACTATGGCGAGCCCTATCCGATCACCAGGGCGCTGATCGAGGACGGCCGCAACCACCTGCTGCTCGGCAGTGCCATCAATGTCGGGTGTCCGGTTCGCATCCTCCAGGGCGCAAAGGACCCGGACGTGCCCTGGCAGCACGCGTTCGCGCTGGCGCACCGGTTGCCGGCCGATGATGTTGTGCTGACCATGATCCAGGACGGCGACCACCGGCTGTCGCGGCCGCAGGACATCGCGCGGATGCTGGCTGCGGTCGGCGAGATGAGCTGA
- the infC gene encoding translation initiation factor IF-3 — protein MRRPNRAPPAAVKDGPRTNDEIRNAQIQLIDSEGTNLGVTETVIAIKMAAEAGMDLVEISPNNTPPVCKIMDYGKYKYSAQKKAAEARKKQKVVEIKEIKLRPMIDDHDYDVKMRAMQRFFEEGDKVKITLRYRGREMAHQEIGTKLLDKVKSDVAAFAKVEQDAKFEGRQVVMVLAPR, from the coding sequence ATTCGCCGCCCCAATAGAGCCCCGCCCGCTGCCGTCAAAGACGGGCCGCGCACCAATGATGAAATTCGCAATGCGCAGATCCAGCTGATCGATTCGGAAGGCACCAATCTTGGTGTCACCGAGACCGTGATCGCGATCAAGATGGCCGCCGAAGCGGGCATGGATCTGGTCGAGATTTCGCCGAACAATACGCCTCCCGTCTGTAAGATCATGGACTACGGGAAGTACAAATATTCGGCGCAGAAGAAGGCTGCCGAGGCCCGCAAGAAGCAGAAGGTCGTCGAGATCAAGGAGATCAAACTCCGTCCGATGATCGATGATCACGACTACGACGTGAAGATGCGCGCAATGCAGCGTTTCTTCGAGGAAGGCGACAAGGTCAAGATCACGCTGCGCTATCGTGGCCGAGAAATGGCGCACCAGGAGATCGGCACCAAGCTGCTCGACAAGGTCAAGTCCGACGTGGCGGCGTTTGCCAAGGTCGAGCAGGACGCCAAGTTCGAGGGACGTCAGGTCGTGATGGTGCTGGCCCCGCGTTAG
- the rpmI gene encoding 50S ribosomal protein L35, with translation MPKLKTKSGAKKRFKVTATGKVMHAQRGKRHGMIKRTKKQIRQLRGTRVLFKTDGDNVKKYFLPNA, from the coding sequence ATGCCCAAGCTGAAGACCAAATCCGGCGCCAAAAAGCGCTTCAAGGTGACTGCCACCGGCAAAGTGATGCATGCCCAGCGCGGCAAGCGCCACGGCATGATCAAGCGGACGAAGAAGCAGATCCGTCAGCTGCGCGGTACCCGCGTGCTGTTCAAGACCGACGGCGACAACGTCAAGAAGTACTTCTTGCCGAACGCCTGA
- the rplT gene encoding 50S ribosomal protein L20 has protein sequence MSRVKRGVTSHAKHKKVFKAAKGYFGRRKNTIRTAKQAVEKAGQYAFRDRKRKKRTFRALWIQRLNAAVRPFELNYSRFIDGLSKSGITVDRKVLSDLAINEPAAFQAIVEKAKAALAA, from the coding sequence ATGTCTCGCGTCAAACGCGGTGTGACTTCCCACGCCAAGCACAAGAAAGTCTTCAAGGCCGCCAAGGGTTATTTCGGCCGCCGCAAGAACACGATCCGCACCGCCAAGCAGGCCGTCGAGAAGGCCGGCCAGTACGCGTTCCGCGATCGCAAGCGCAAGAAGCGCACCTTCCGCGCGCTCTGGATCCAGCGCCTGAACGCCGCCGTGCGTCCGTTCGAGCTGAACTACAGCCGATTTATCGACGGCCTGTCCAAGTCCGGCATCACCGTCGACCGCAAGGTGCTGTCGGATCTCGCGATCAACGAGCCCGCCGCGTTCCAGGCGATCGTTGAGAAGGCCAAGGCGGCGCTCGCCGCCTGA